The nucleotide sequence AGCGCACCCGCGGCGATTGCCCAGAATGCCGACAACATCGCAACAGGAGCAATTTATGGATATCCAGGCGGGCTTGGACTACAGCGGCAAGGTGGTGCTGGTGACCGGTGGCGCCCGAGGCGTGGGCGCCGGCATCACGCGCACCTTTCTCGCGGCCGGGGCACAGGTGGTGGTGTGCGGCCGCAACGAGCCGGAAGACTTGCCGCAGGTGGCGCATAACCGTGCCAGCTTCATTGCCGCAGACGTGCGCGACCTGCAATCACTGGAGGCCCTGTTCGGCGAGATCCGCCAGCGTTTCGGCCGTCTCGACGTGCTGGTCAACAACGCTGGCGGCAGCCCGCCGGCGGACGCGGGTACGGCTTCGCCTCGCTTCCACGAGAGCATTATCCGGCTGAACCTGATCGCCCCGCTGAACGTGGCCCAGCAGGCCAATGCGCTGATGCAGGCGCAGGCCGAAGGCGGCGTGATCGTCTTTATCGGCAGCATCAGCGCCTTGCGTCCATCGCCTTTGACCGCGGCTTACGGTGCGGCCAAGGCGGGCATTCTTTCGCTGGCCAGCTCGCTGGCGGTGGAGTGGGCGCCGAAGGTGAGGGTGGTGGCGGTCAGTCCCGGCCTGGTGCATACCGAGCAGTCCCACCAGCACTACGGAGACGAGGCGGGCATCGCGGCGGTGAGTGCCACCATTCCGGCCAATCGTCTGGCGACACCTGAGGATATCGGCGCGGCCTGCCTGTTTATCGCCTCTCCGCTGGGTGGTTACGCCAGTGGCTGCAACCTGCTGCTGCACGGCGGCGGCGAGCGCCCGGCGTTTCTGGATGCTTCCAACGCCTGAGTGATCGGGCGGGCGACACCGGCAGACCGTGAGCGACGGTCCGCCGGCTGCAATCATGCGTGGCGCAGGAAATCCAGACAGCTGCGATTGAACAGCTCGCGATGCTCGACCTGAACCCAATGGCCGCAGCGGTTGAGGATGACCACCTGTGCCCATTGGGCGTTGTCGACAATGCGTTGAGCGCCGCCGACCGGGTTGAAGTTGTCGTTGTTGCCCCAGAAACACAGAATCGGGCAGGCGATTTCGCCCAGGCGCGCAGTCATGTTGGGGATCAGCATGGTACTGAAGAGGTTCTTCGGCTGGGTGACCGCAACGGCCACCCGCTCGGCCAGGAGTTCCTCGGGCAGGATCGACGGATCGAACAGCTGCAGGCTCATCATGCTGCGCATTTCCGGCAGGCCGATAGGGCCGGCGCCGAACAGCGAGACCATGCGCTGGATGCCCGGCATCTGGAAGTAGGTTTCGCGCTCCTCCACGCCGCCAGGCGCCAGCAGGATC is from Pseudomonas saudiphocaensis and encodes:
- a CDS encoding SDR family oxidoreductase, which gives rise to MDIQAGLDYSGKVVLVTGGARGVGAGITRTFLAAGAQVVVCGRNEPEDLPQVAHNRASFIAADVRDLQSLEALFGEIRQRFGRLDVLVNNAGGSPPADAGTASPRFHESIIRLNLIAPLNVAQQANALMQAQAEGGVIVFIGSISALRPSPLTAAYGAAKAGILSLASSLAVEWAPKVRVVAVSPGLVHTEQSHQHYGDEAGIAAVSATIPANRLATPEDIGAACLFIASPLGGYASGCNLLLHGGGERPAFLDASNA
- a CDS encoding alpha/beta fold hydrolase, with protein sequence MTQNQDLPLPVGHYLTLHNGLRLHYLDEGQGPVVLWLHGSGPGASGFSNFKGNFPVLAEAGYRNIVLDLPGFGRSDKPDTGMYDLEFFVATLRAFTQALDITRCTLLGNSLGGAIALGLALAEPELAEKLILLAPGGVEERETYFQMPGIQRMVSLFGAGPIGLPEMRSMMSLQLFDPSILPEELLAERVAVAVTQPKNLFSTMLIPNMTARLGEIACPILCFWGNNDNFNPVGGAQRIVDNAQWAQVVILNRCGHWVQVEHRELFNRSCLDFLRHA